From one Phoenix dactylifera cultivar Barhee BC4 unplaced genomic scaffold, palm_55x_up_171113_PBpolish2nd_filt_p 001685F, whole genome shotgun sequence genomic stretch:
- the LOC103717132 gene encoding uncharacterized protein LOC103717132 isoform X1, translating into MYALLCLGSSFRKVMTTSNNLPLCFPYAPGLVLKKERCLLRRKGNYRLAANFSTLASHSYTNFIQATMGGSKLKNHNFTSPRRQSLRLKALSAIYEAEVVNIANLRTKHQQQFNGGNCSTVAKRIKVEVLEPEEGNCTSKSNEHVNDPTECSYPEKHIYEETNTDHDDQSLSDLTLKDLRASCKAKKKKVLKSVASAEVGLRNYSHVDPSQKWKHEHEKPKEEKPDLEEPLVTLKLSKKSTADRNQRKHAGLSPVSLGSIEAVTAKTCSLSSNDMHGSMPVAQMKASIADRPSEDSAADLHDLKSEAETVEEDFGGSAKENFIEVDHSLLSSTTYAGSSELVCHFKTEIMEPCSLDGENTVNIATNSTLDIISSGNSLDDSSAELLQKVSEGLNNCFPSSSPDLKRTLHVDSPELVYTIKREILENDSPLHQNPVYVAASSTVDFIAKFNYSEKLSTEPFGRHEDVLENGGSNSSSNTSTNCCLNEVSTEYIEPDQCSLSENEEHANEIRKMDLSEMSNRKLRLSLVSIHKAVPFDLCSSGPASMTIDPGADIPSASSHSYRSMDIKVAEACASVWGHEDSRSLAHYLPVQQMPICSHIEHATNACSLLCKEHDLELIFNTATEGECSNNSAYHPIAADERSLLCREHDLDEIFNTGLEGECLHNTSHHSVAGDEQINSNDNESISTHLEEFSEAYNLYSPKPSHTCCGALAESSCKTEELSSKEGGRAEEVTSYSVEISGVNDPEGLTRAPDSRSPKISPTCFSTLSGLHCADSLSKVAGEFSSFGVEGKLHAAKDQPASSEISQLVDAKGQNMEKEHKHDKGLLVAHSPQRLLSNRKTISPTSQEKLWQALSDIDLYGASQLPKNRKKLWSETWTKTKTPSSLSGQKEAEALLAPEQMSKKPKNHSNASLLSVNKGILKSPDASCRSPCFCMKNSTFHEQTEKAVEFSQRQMHDIENIAMKLLKGLKSMKNIVEETLCSESCSSLPSKFTADEIRAAVENASKLEKITRRWLSMMTKDCNRFCKIMRLAENKETTPVNGVSKKRKKITFADEAGGVLCQVKDFRQQPAPVVVRETGKDDMSHVLL; encoded by the exons ATGTATGCACTGTTGTGTCTCGGGAGCAGCTTCAGGAAG GTCATGACCACCAGTAATAACTTGCCTCTCTGTTTTCCATATGCTCCAGGACTGGTCCTGAAAAAGGAAAGGTGTCTCTTGAGAAGGAAGGGTAATTATAGACTAGCTGCCAATTTTTCTACACTGGCCAGTCACAGCTATACAAATTTCATTCAGGCTACCATGGGGGGCTCAAAGCTTAAAAACCATAACTTTACGTCCCCTAGGAGACAATCATTAAGGCTTAAGGCACTCAGTGCCATTTATGAAGCAGAAGTTGTCAATATTGCAAATTTACGTACAAAGCATCAGCAGCAATTTAATGGAGGAAACTGTTCTACTGTAGCCAAGCGAATCAAAGTTGAGGTGCTTGAGCCTGAAGAAGGTAACTGTACTTCCAAATCAAATGAACATGTTAATGATCCCACTGAGTGCAGCTATCCTGAGAAACATATTTATGAAGAAACTAATACCGACCATGATGACCAAAGCCTTAGTGACTTGACTTTGAAGGACTTGCGAGCAAGCTGCAAagctaagaagaagaaggtccTGAAATCTGTTGCTTCTGCAGAAGTTGGTCTTAGGAACTACTCACATGTTGATCCATCTCAAAAGTGGAAGCATGAACATGAGAAACCAAAAGAAGAGAAGCCTGACCTTGAGGAACCGCTTGTTACTTTGAAACTTTCAAAAAAGTCCACTGCAGATAGAAACCAAAGGAAGCATGCAGGATTATCCCCAGTCTCTTTGGGTTCTATTGAAGCGGTGACTGCAAAGACATGTTCCCTATCTTCTAATGACATGCATGGTTCAATGCCTGTGGCACAAATGAAGGCATCAATAGCAGATAGGCCTTCAGAGGACAGTGCTGCAGATCTACATGACTTAAAAAGTGAGGCAG AGACTGTTGAAGAGGACTTTGGAGGTAGCGCGAAGGAAAACTTTATTGAAGTAGACCATTCTCTCCTGTCATCAACAACTTATGCTGGCAGTTCAGAATTGGTTTGTCATTTCAAAACTGAGATCATGGAACCTTGTTCTTTGGATGGGGAAAACACAGTAAATATAGCTACTAATTCTACTTTGGACATTATTAGTTCTGGTAATTCTCTTGACGATTCATCTGCTGAGCTGCTTCAGAAAGTTAGTGAAGGATTAAATAATTGTTTCCCATCATCATCACCTGATTTAAAGAGGACTCTTCATGTTGATAGCCCTGAATTGGTTTATACCATTAAAAGGGAGATCTTGGAAAATGATTCCCCGCTGCATCAGAATCCTGTTTATGTTGCTGCTTCCTCTACTGTGGATTTCATtgcaaaatttaattattctgaAAAGTTATCTACTGAACCATTTGGAAGACATGAAGATGTCTTGGAGAATGGAGGATCAAATTCTTCCAGTAATACATCAACAAACTGTTGCCTTAATGAGGTCTCTACTGAATATATAGAACCTGATCAGTGCTCTCTATCAGAAAATGAAGAACATGCTAATGAAATCAGGAAGATGGACCTTTCAGAAATGTCCAACCGGAAACTTCGTCTTTCCTTAGTCTCTATACACAAAGCAGTTCCCTTCGATCTCTGCAGCTCTGGACCAGCCTCTATGACCATAGATCCTGGTGCTGATATCCCTTCAGCTAGCAGCCATAGCTACAGAAGCATGGATATCAAAGTTGCAGAGGCTTGTGCTTCTGTGTGGGGACATGAAGATTCTCGAAGTTTAGCTCATTATTTACCTGTACAACAGATGCCAATATGTAGTCATATAGAACATGCGACCAATGCTTGTAGCCTCCTATGCAAGGAACATGATTTGGAATTAATCTTTAATACTGCTACAGAAGGTGAATGCTCTAATAATTCAGCTTATCATCCGATTGCTGCAGATGAACGTAGCCTCCTTTGCAGGGAACATGATTTGGATGAAATCTTTAATACTGGTCTAGAAGGTGAATGCCTTCATAATACATCTCATCATTCAGTTGCTGGAGATGAACAAATAAACAGTAATGATAATGAAAGTATTAGCACTCATCTAGAAGAGTTCTCCGAAGCATATAATCTCTATTCCCCAAAACCTTCCCATACATGCTGTGGTGCTCTTGCTGAAAGCTCGTGTAAGACTGAGGAGTTGTCCTCCAAAGAGGGAGGTCGTGCAGAGGAAGTAACATCTTATTCTGTTGAAATATCTGGTGTGAATGACCCAGAGGGACTCACTAGAGCACCTGATTCCCGGTCTCCTAAAATTTCCCCAACATGCTTCAGTACTCTCAGTGGCTTGCATTGTGCTGACAGTTTATCAAAGGTTGCAGGAGAATTTTCATCTTTTGGTGTGGAGGGAAAGTTGCATGCTGCTAAAGACCAACCAGCTTCTTCTGAAATCTCCCAGTTAGTCGATGCAAAGGGACAAAACATGGAAAAAGAGCACAAACACGATAAAGGGTTGTTGGTAGCTCATTCTCCGCAAAGGCTACTATCGAACAGAAAG ACCATTTCTCCAACTTCTCAGGAAAAGCTTTGGCAGGCTCTGAGTGACATTGATTTATATGGTGCCAGTCAACTCCCCA AGAATAGGAAGAAGCTTTGGTCGGAGACATGGACTAAAACGAAGACTCCATCATCATTATCAGGTCAGAAGGAAGCTGAAGCATTGCTAGCCCCTGAGCAAATGAGCAAGAAACCAAAGAACCACAGTAATGCTTCCCTTCTTTCAGTTAACAAAGGAATTCTCAAGTCGCCAGATGCTTCCTGTAGGTCACCTTGTTTTTGCATGAAGAATTCAACATTTCACGAACAAACTGAGAAGGCTGTTGAATTCTCACAACGACAGATGCATGATATAGAAAACATTGCAATGAAACTTCTGAAGGGGTTGAAGTCCATGAAAAACATTGTGGAAGAAACTCTTTGTTCAGAATCATGTTCCTCCCTACCTTCAAAATTTACTGCTGACGAG ATCAGGGCAGCTGTTGAGAATgcatccaaacttgaaaagatCACAAGGAGGTGGCTATCTATGATGACAAAGGATTGCAATCGTTTTTGTAAAATAATG AGATTAGCTGAGAACAAAGAAACTACTCCTGTTAATGGTGTTTCTAAGAAACGGAAGAAGATTACTTTTGCTGATGAAGCTGGTGGTGTTCTCTGCCAGGTGAAAGATTTCAGACAACAGCCAGCACCTGTTGTTGTACGTGAAACTGGGAAGGATGATATGAGCCATGTACTGTTGTAG
- the LOC103717132 gene encoding uncharacterized protein LOC103717132 isoform X5, which produces MGGSKLKNHNFTSPRRQSLRLKALSAIYEAEVVNIANLRTKHQQQFNGGNCSTVAKRIKVEVLEPEEGNCTSKSNEHVNDPTECSYPEKHIYEETNTDHDDQSLSDLTLKDLRASCKAKKKKVLKSVASAEVGLRNYSHVDPSQKWKHEHEKPKEEKPDLEEPLVTLKLSKKSTADRNQRKHAGLSPVSLGSIEAVTAKTCSLSSNDMHGSMPVAQMKASIADRPSEDSAADLHDLKSEAETVEEDFGGSAKENFIEVDHSLLSSTTYAGSSELVCHFKTEIMEPCSLDGENTVNIATNSTLDIISSGNSLDDSSAELLQKVSEGLNNCFPSSSPDLKRTLHVDSPELVYTIKREILENDSPLHQNPVYVAASSTVDFIAKFNYSEKLSTEPFGRHEDVLENGGSNSSSNTSTNCCLNEVSTEYIEPDQCSLSENEEHANEIRKMDLSEMSNRKLRLSLVSIHKAVPFDLCSSGPASMTIDPGADIPSASSHSYRSMDIKVAEACASVWGHEDSRSLAHYLPVQQMPICSHIEHATNACSLLCKEHDLELIFNTATEGECSNNSAYHPIAADERSLLCREHDLDEIFNTGLEGECLHNTSHHSVAGDEQINSNDNESISTHLEEFSEAYNLYSPKPSHTCCGALAESSCKTEELSSKEGGRAEEVTSYSVEISGVNDPEGLTRAPDSRSPKISPTCFSTLSGLHCADSLSKVAGEFSSFGVEGKLHAAKDQPASSEISQLVDAKGQNMEKEHKHDKGLLVAHSPQRLLSNRKTISPTSQEKLWQALSDIDLYGASQLPKNRKKLWSETWTKTKTPSSLSGQKEAEALLAPEQMSKKPKNHSNASLLSVNKGILKSPDASCRSPCFCMKNSTFHEQTEKAVEFSQRQMHDIENIAMKLLKGLKSMKNIVEETLCSESCSSLPSKFTADEIRAAVENASKLEKITRRWLSMMTKDCNRFCKIMRLAENKETTPVNGVSKKRKKITFADEAGGVLCQVKDFRQQPAPVVVRETGKDDMSHVLL; this is translated from the exons ATGGGGGGCTCAAAGCTTAAAAACCATAACTTTACGTCCCCTAGGAGACAATCATTAAGGCTTAAGGCACTCAGTGCCATTTATGAAGCAGAAGTTGTCAATATTGCAAATTTACGTACAAAGCATCAGCAGCAATTTAATGGAGGAAACTGTTCTACTGTAGCCAAGCGAATCAAAGTTGAGGTGCTTGAGCCTGAAGAAGGTAACTGTACTTCCAAATCAAATGAACATGTTAATGATCCCACTGAGTGCAGCTATCCTGAGAAACATATTTATGAAGAAACTAATACCGACCATGATGACCAAAGCCTTAGTGACTTGACTTTGAAGGACTTGCGAGCAAGCTGCAAagctaagaagaagaaggtccTGAAATCTGTTGCTTCTGCAGAAGTTGGTCTTAGGAACTACTCACATGTTGATCCATCTCAAAAGTGGAAGCATGAACATGAGAAACCAAAAGAAGAGAAGCCTGACCTTGAGGAACCGCTTGTTACTTTGAAACTTTCAAAAAAGTCCACTGCAGATAGAAACCAAAGGAAGCATGCAGGATTATCCCCAGTCTCTTTGGGTTCTATTGAAGCGGTGACTGCAAAGACATGTTCCCTATCTTCTAATGACATGCATGGTTCAATGCCTGTGGCACAAATGAAGGCATCAATAGCAGATAGGCCTTCAGAGGACAGTGCTGCAGATCTACATGACTTAAAAAGTGAGGCAG AGACTGTTGAAGAGGACTTTGGAGGTAGCGCGAAGGAAAACTTTATTGAAGTAGACCATTCTCTCCTGTCATCAACAACTTATGCTGGCAGTTCAGAATTGGTTTGTCATTTCAAAACTGAGATCATGGAACCTTGTTCTTTGGATGGGGAAAACACAGTAAATATAGCTACTAATTCTACTTTGGACATTATTAGTTCTGGTAATTCTCTTGACGATTCATCTGCTGAGCTGCTTCAGAAAGTTAGTGAAGGATTAAATAATTGTTTCCCATCATCATCACCTGATTTAAAGAGGACTCTTCATGTTGATAGCCCTGAATTGGTTTATACCATTAAAAGGGAGATCTTGGAAAATGATTCCCCGCTGCATCAGAATCCTGTTTATGTTGCTGCTTCCTCTACTGTGGATTTCATtgcaaaatttaattattctgaAAAGTTATCTACTGAACCATTTGGAAGACATGAAGATGTCTTGGAGAATGGAGGATCAAATTCTTCCAGTAATACATCAACAAACTGTTGCCTTAATGAGGTCTCTACTGAATATATAGAACCTGATCAGTGCTCTCTATCAGAAAATGAAGAACATGCTAATGAAATCAGGAAGATGGACCTTTCAGAAATGTCCAACCGGAAACTTCGTCTTTCCTTAGTCTCTATACACAAAGCAGTTCCCTTCGATCTCTGCAGCTCTGGACCAGCCTCTATGACCATAGATCCTGGTGCTGATATCCCTTCAGCTAGCAGCCATAGCTACAGAAGCATGGATATCAAAGTTGCAGAGGCTTGTGCTTCTGTGTGGGGACATGAAGATTCTCGAAGTTTAGCTCATTATTTACCTGTACAACAGATGCCAATATGTAGTCATATAGAACATGCGACCAATGCTTGTAGCCTCCTATGCAAGGAACATGATTTGGAATTAATCTTTAATACTGCTACAGAAGGTGAATGCTCTAATAATTCAGCTTATCATCCGATTGCTGCAGATGAACGTAGCCTCCTTTGCAGGGAACATGATTTGGATGAAATCTTTAATACTGGTCTAGAAGGTGAATGCCTTCATAATACATCTCATCATTCAGTTGCTGGAGATGAACAAATAAACAGTAATGATAATGAAAGTATTAGCACTCATCTAGAAGAGTTCTCCGAAGCATATAATCTCTATTCCCCAAAACCTTCCCATACATGCTGTGGTGCTCTTGCTGAAAGCTCGTGTAAGACTGAGGAGTTGTCCTCCAAAGAGGGAGGTCGTGCAGAGGAAGTAACATCTTATTCTGTTGAAATATCTGGTGTGAATGACCCAGAGGGACTCACTAGAGCACCTGATTCCCGGTCTCCTAAAATTTCCCCAACATGCTTCAGTACTCTCAGTGGCTTGCATTGTGCTGACAGTTTATCAAAGGTTGCAGGAGAATTTTCATCTTTTGGTGTGGAGGGAAAGTTGCATGCTGCTAAAGACCAACCAGCTTCTTCTGAAATCTCCCAGTTAGTCGATGCAAAGGGACAAAACATGGAAAAAGAGCACAAACACGATAAAGGGTTGTTGGTAGCTCATTCTCCGCAAAGGCTACTATCGAACAGAAAG ACCATTTCTCCAACTTCTCAGGAAAAGCTTTGGCAGGCTCTGAGTGACATTGATTTATATGGTGCCAGTCAACTCCCCA AGAATAGGAAGAAGCTTTGGTCGGAGACATGGACTAAAACGAAGACTCCATCATCATTATCAGGTCAGAAGGAAGCTGAAGCATTGCTAGCCCCTGAGCAAATGAGCAAGAAACCAAAGAACCACAGTAATGCTTCCCTTCTTTCAGTTAACAAAGGAATTCTCAAGTCGCCAGATGCTTCCTGTAGGTCACCTTGTTTTTGCATGAAGAATTCAACATTTCACGAACAAACTGAGAAGGCTGTTGAATTCTCACAACGACAGATGCATGATATAGAAAACATTGCAATGAAACTTCTGAAGGGGTTGAAGTCCATGAAAAACATTGTGGAAGAAACTCTTTGTTCAGAATCATGTTCCTCCCTACCTTCAAAATTTACTGCTGACGAG ATCAGGGCAGCTGTTGAGAATgcatccaaacttgaaaagatCACAAGGAGGTGGCTATCTATGATGACAAAGGATTGCAATCGTTTTTGTAAAATAATG AGATTAGCTGAGAACAAAGAAACTACTCCTGTTAATGGTGTTTCTAAGAAACGGAAGAAGATTACTTTTGCTGATGAAGCTGGTGGTGTTCTCTGCCAGGTGAAAGATTTCAGACAACAGCCAGCACCTGTTGTTGTACGTGAAACTGGGAAGGATGATATGAGCCATGTACTGTTGTAG